A region of Bacillus cabrialesii DNA encodes the following proteins:
- the cccA gene encoding cytochrome c550, with the protein MKWNPLIPFLLIAVLGIGLTFFLSVKGLDDSREIASGGESKSAEKEDANASPEDIYKANCITCHGENYEGVSGPSLKGVGDKKDVAEIKTKIEQGGNGMPAGLVPADKLDDMAEWVSKIK; encoded by the coding sequence ATGAAATGGAACCCGCTTATTCCATTTTTATTGATCGCTGTTTTAGGAATTGGTCTGACTTTCTTTTTATCAGTAAAGGGGCTTGATGACTCCCGGGAGATTGCAAGCGGCGGAGAAAGCAAATCTGCTGAAAAGGAAGATGCAAACGCTTCACCGGAGGATATTTACAAGGCAAACTGCATCACGTGCCACGGTGAAAATTATGAAGGTGTTTCCGGTCCGAGCTTAAAAGGTGTAGGGGATAAGAAAGATGTCGCTGAAATTAAAACAAAGATTGAACAAGGCGGTAATGGAATGCCTGCTGGTCTTGTTCCTGCCGATAAACTGGATGATATGGCAGAGTGGGTATCAAAAATTAAATAA
- the rpoD gene encoding RNA polymerase sigma factor RpoD encodes MADKQTHETELTFDQVKEQLTESGKKRGVLTYEEIAERMSSFEIESDQMDEYYEFLGEQGVELISENEETEDPNIQQLAKAEEEFDLNDLSVPPGVKINDPVRMYLKEIGRVNLLSAKEEIAYAQKIEEGDEESKRRLAEANLRLVVSIAKRYVGRGMLFLDLIQEGNMGLMKAVEKFDYRKGYKFSTYATWWIRQAITRAIADQARTIRIPVHMVETINKLIRVQRQLLQDLGREPTPEEIAEDMDLTPEKVREILKIAQEPVSLETPIGEEDDSHLGDFIEDQEATSPSDHAAYELLKEQLEDVLDTLTDREENVLRLRFGLDDGRTRTLEEVGKVFGVTRERIRQIEAKALRKLRHPSRSKRLKDFLE; translated from the coding sequence ATGGCTGATAAACAAACCCACGAGACAGAATTAACATTCGACCAAGTAAAAGAGCAATTAACAGAGTCTGGTAAAAAACGTGGCGTTCTGACATATGAAGAAATTGCCGAGCGTATGTCCAGCTTTGAAATTGAATCAGACCAAATGGATGAGTATTATGAATTTTTAGGTGAACAAGGTGTTGAATTAATTAGTGAGAATGAAGAAACAGAAGATCCTAATATTCAGCAGCTTGCCAAAGCCGAAGAAGAATTTGACCTTAATGACCTAAGTGTACCGCCTGGTGTCAAAATCAATGACCCAGTTCGCATGTATCTAAAGGAAATCGGCCGGGTTAACCTTCTTTCTGCAAAAGAAGAAATCGCCTACGCTCAAAAGATTGAAGAAGGTGACGAAGAATCTAAACGCAGATTGGCTGAAGCGAACCTGCGGCTTGTTGTCAGTATCGCAAAACGGTATGTCGGACGCGGAATGCTGTTCCTTGACCTGATCCAGGAAGGAAACATGGGTCTGATGAAAGCCGTTGAAAAATTTGATTACCGTAAAGGTTATAAATTCAGTACGTATGCTACGTGGTGGATCAGACAGGCGATTACTCGCGCCATTGCCGATCAGGCGAGAACGATCCGGATTCCCGTTCATATGGTTGAAACCATTAATAAATTAATCCGTGTGCAGCGTCAATTACTGCAAGATTTAGGCAGAGAACCAACACCTGAAGAAATTGCGGAAGATATGGATTTAACACCTGAAAAAGTACGCGAAATCTTAAAAATTGCCCAAGAGCCGGTATCGCTGGAAACACCGATTGGTGAAGAGGATGACTCGCATCTTGGTGATTTCATTGAAGACCAAGAAGCCACTTCACCTTCAGACCACGCCGCATATGAGCTATTAAAAGAGCAGCTGGAAGATGTACTTGATACGTTAACTGATCGTGAAGAAAATGTATTGCGTCTTCGATTCGGTCTTGATGACGGCCGTACAAGAACATTAGAAGAGGTCGGCAAGGTATTTGGAGTAACGAGAGAGCGTATTCGACAAATCGAAGCTAAAGCGTTGCGGAAACTAAGACATCCTAGCAGAAGTAAACGTTTGAAAGATTTCCTCGAATAA
- the dnaG gene encoding DNA primase has translation MGNRIPDEIVDQVQKSADIVEVIGDYVQLKKQGRNYFGLCPFHGESTPSFSVSPDKQIFHCFGCGAGGNVFSFLRQMEGYSFAESVSHLADKYQIDFPDDITVHSGARPESSGDQKMAEAHELLKKFYHHLLINTKEGQEALDYLLSRGFTKELIDEFQIGYALDSWDFITKFLVKRGFSEAQMEKAGLLIRREDGSGYFDRFRNRVMFPIHDHHGAVVAFSGRALGSQQPKYMNSPETPLFHKSKLLYNFYKARLHIRKQERAVLFEGFADVISAVSSGVKESIATMGTSLTDDHVKILRRNVEEIILCYDSDKAGYEATLKASELLQNKGCKVRVAMIPDGLDPDDYIKKFGGEKFKNDIIDASVTVMAFKMQYFRKGKNLSDEGDRLAYIKDVLKEISTLSGSLEQEVYVKQLASEFSLSQESLTEQLSVFSKQNKPADSGGETKTRRAHLTTKARQKRLRPAYENAERLLLAHMLRDRSVIKKVIDRVGFQFNIDEHRALAAYLYAFYEEGAELTPQHLMARVTDDHISQLLSDILMLQINQELSEAELSDYVKKVLNQRNWSMIKEKEAERAEAERQKDFLRAASLAQEIVTLNRSLK, from the coding sequence ATGGGAAATCGGATACCAGATGAAATTGTGGATCAGGTGCAAAAGTCGGCAGATATCGTTGAAGTCATAGGTGATTATGTTCAATTAAAGAAGCAAGGCCGAAACTACTTTGGACTCTGTCCTTTTCATGGAGAAAGCACACCTTCGTTTTCCGTATCGCCCGACAAACAGATTTTTCATTGCTTTGGCTGCGGAGCGGGCGGCAATGTTTTCTCTTTTTTAAGACAGATGGAAGGCTATTCATTTGCCGAGTCGGTTTCTCACCTTGCTGACAAATACCAAATTGATTTTCCAGATGATATAACAGTCCATTCCGGAGCCCGGCCAGAATCTTCTGGAGATCAAAAAATGGCTGAGGCTCATGAGCTCCTGAAGAAATTTTACCATCATTTGTTAATAAATACAAAAGAAGGTCAAGAAGCGCTGGACTATCTGCTTTCCAGGGGCTTTACGAAAGAGCTGATTGATGAATTTCAGATCGGCTATGCTCTTGACTCTTGGGACTTCATTACGAAATTTCTCGTGAAGAGGGGCTTTAGTGAGGCGCAAATGGAAAAAGCGGGTCTCCTGATCAGAAGGGAAGACGGGAGCGGATATTTTGACCGTTTCAGAAACCGCGTCATGTTTCCGATCCATGATCACCACGGGGCGGTTGTTGCTTTCTCAGGCAGGGCTCTTGGCAGTCAGCAGCCTAAGTATATGAACAGTCCTGAAACGCCGCTCTTTCATAAAAGCAAACTGCTTTACAATTTTTATAAGGCCCGCCTTCATATCAGAAAGCAGGAAAGAGCAGTCTTATTTGAAGGATTTGCCGATGTCATATCGGCCGTAAGCTCGGGTGTAAAAGAAAGCATAGCCACGATGGGAACATCTCTGACAGATGATCATGTCAAAATCCTGAGAAGAAATGTCGAAGAAATCATTCTTTGCTATGACTCTGATAAAGCCGGTTATGAAGCCACCTTAAAAGCTTCTGAGCTTCTGCAAAATAAAGGCTGTAAAGTCAGAGTTGCAATGATTCCTGACGGATTGGACCCTGACGATTACATCAAAAAATTCGGCGGGGAAAAATTTAAAAACGACATTATCGACGCCAGTGTTACTGTAATGGCGTTTAAAATGCAATATTTCCGAAAAGGAAAGAACCTGTCCGACGAAGGCGATCGCTTAGCTTACATTAAAGACGTACTGAAAGAAATCAGCACGCTTTCAGGGTCTCTTGAGCAGGAAGTCTATGTAAAACAGCTTGCTTCAGAGTTTTCGCTTTCTCAGGAGTCTTTAACTGAGCAGCTGTCTGTTTTCAGCAAGCAAAACAAACCTGCTGACAGTGGCGGTGAAACGAAAACGCGGCGAGCGCATCTGACGACAAAAGCAAGGCAAAAACGTCTCCGTCCGGCGTATGAAAATGCAGAAAGGCTGTTGCTCGCCCACATGCTTCGTGATCGTAGCGTCATCAAAAAAGTGATTGACCGGGTAGGCTTTCAATTTAATATTGATGAGCACCGTGCACTAGCCGCCTATCTTTACGCTTTTTATGAGGAGGGAGCCGAGCTTACGCCTCAGCATCTGATGGCTAGGGTGACGGATGATCATATAAGCCAGCTCTTGTCTGATATATTAATGCTTCAAATTAATCAAGAGCTCAGCGAAGCCGAGTTATCAGATTATGTAAAAAAAGTGTTGAATCAAAGAAATTGGTCAATGATAAAAGAAAAAGAGGCGGAAAGAGCCGAAGCCGAAAGACAAAAAGATTTTTTAAGAGCCGCTTCTCTGGCTCAAGAAATCGTTACATTGAACCGATCTTTAAAATAA
- a CDS encoding YaiI/YqxD family protein: MEGWRITLLNEQEKTIFVDADACPVKDEILQTASEYEVSVLFVASFEHFQLSRSKEEKWKYVDPHKEAADLYIANHVKPGDIVVTQDIGLASLLLNRNVSVMSERGRLYNEDTIDFALESRHFSGKQRRKGIYAKGPKKLNKEDRERFITLLQKILSNDEGILH; the protein is encoded by the coding sequence ATGGAGGGATGGAGAATTACTCTTCTTAACGAACAAGAAAAGACGATTTTTGTCGATGCTGATGCTTGTCCGGTAAAAGATGAAATTTTACAAACAGCATCCGAGTATGAAGTTTCAGTTCTTTTTGTCGCTTCATTTGAACATTTTCAGCTTTCCAGAAGCAAGGAAGAAAAATGGAAGTATGTTGATCCTCATAAAGAAGCTGCTGATTTATATATTGCAAATCACGTGAAACCGGGAGATATTGTTGTGACGCAGGACATCGGATTAGCATCCCTGCTGTTGAACAGAAATGTCTCCGTCATGTCGGAAAGAGGGCGTCTCTATAATGAAGACACGATTGATTTTGCTCTCGAGAGCCGTCATTTTTCCGGTAAACAAAGGAGAAAAGGCATATACGCCAAAGGGCCTAAAAAATTGAATAAAGAAGATCGAGAACGATTTATTACACTGCTGCAAAAAATCCTGTCGAACGATGAAGGGATTTTGCACTAA
- a CDS encoding pyruvate, water dikinase regulatory protein has protein sequence MSNRIIYVVSDSVGETAELVVKAALSQFNGSADDTHVRRIPYVEDIGTINEVISLAKADGGIICFTLVVPEIREYLIAEADKANVLYYDIIGPLIDKMETAYGLTAKYEPGRVRQLDEDYFKKVEAIEFAVKYDDGRDPRGILKADIVLIGVSRTSKTPLSQYLAHKRLKVANVPIVPEVDPPEELFNVDPKKCIGLKISPDKLNHIRKERLKSLGLNDKAIYANINRIKEELEYFEKIVDRIGCQVVDVSNKAVEETANIIHHLKTKNM, from the coding sequence ATGAGTAACCGCATCATCTATGTTGTATCGGATTCCGTCGGCGAAACGGCTGAATTGGTAGTGAAAGCAGCGCTCAGCCAATTTAACGGATCAGCGGATGATACACATGTAAGAAGAATACCTTATGTTGAAGATATAGGCACTATCAATGAAGTGATTTCACTTGCAAAGGCAGACGGCGGCATTATTTGTTTTACACTCGTGGTGCCGGAAATCAGGGAATATTTGATTGCCGAAGCGGATAAAGCAAATGTTTTATATTATGATATTATCGGCCCGTTAATCGATAAAATGGAAACCGCCTACGGTTTAACAGCGAAATACGAACCTGGGCGGGTGCGCCAGCTTGATGAAGACTATTTCAAAAAAGTGGAGGCCATCGAGTTTGCAGTGAAATACGATGATGGACGTGATCCGAGAGGGATTTTAAAAGCTGATATCGTTTTGATCGGCGTCTCGAGAACGTCTAAAACACCGCTGTCTCAATATCTCGCCCACAAGCGCCTGAAGGTTGCCAATGTTCCGATAGTACCGGAGGTTGATCCGCCGGAAGAACTCTTTAACGTTGATCCGAAAAAATGCATCGGCTTAAAGATCAGTCCGGATAAACTGAATCATATCAGAAAAGAACGGCTAAAATCACTTGGGCTTAATGACAAAGCGATCTATGCAAATATCAACAGAATCAAAGAGGAACTGGAATATTTCGAAAAAATTGTGGACCGGATCGGGTGCCAGGTCGTTGATGTTTCAAATAAAGCGGTTGAAGAAACAGCGAATATTATCCATCATCTTAAAACAAAAAACATGTAA
- the ccpN gene encoding transcriptional regulator CcpN, whose translation MSTIELNKRQEHILQIVKENGPITGEHIAEKLNLTRATLRPDLAILTMSGFLEARPRVGYFYTGKTGTQLLADKLKKLQVKDFQSIPVVIHENVSVYDAICTMFLEDVGTLFVVDRDAVLVGVLSRKDLLRASIGQQELTSVPVHIIMTRMPNITVCRREDYVMDIAKHLIEKQIDALPVIKDTDKGFEVIGRVTKTNMTKILVSLSENEIL comes from the coding sequence GTGAGTACGATCGAACTAAATAAACGGCAAGAACATATTTTGCAGATTGTAAAAGAAAACGGGCCGATTACTGGGGAGCATATTGCAGAAAAGCTGAACCTAACCAGGGCAACGTTGCGTCCGGATTTAGCCATACTCACCATGTCAGGATTCCTCGAGGCGCGCCCGAGAGTCGGTTATTTCTACACTGGGAAAACCGGAACCCAGCTTTTGGCAGATAAACTCAAAAAGCTTCAGGTGAAAGACTTTCAATCTATCCCCGTTGTTATTCACGAAAACGTTTCTGTGTATGATGCGATTTGCACCATGTTTTTAGAAGATGTAGGTACTCTGTTTGTGGTGGACCGAGATGCTGTTTTAGTCGGGGTGCTATCACGAAAAGACTTGCTCAGAGCGAGCATTGGCCAGCAGGAGCTTACATCAGTCCCTGTTCACATCATCATGACAAGGATGCCGAACATTACGGTGTGCAGACGCGAGGATTATGTGATGGACATTGCAAAGCACTTGATAGAAAAACAAATTGATGCACTGCCTGTCATCAAAGATACCGATAAAGGCTTTGAAGTAATCGGCAGAGTGACAAAAACGAATATGACAAAAATACTTGTCAGTTTATCTGAAAATGAAATCCTATAA